From the Gammaproteobacteria bacterium genome, the window GATGCCGGTTTCTCGCCCAAAACGAATCAATATCTCTTTGAAACTTTGAACATCAAAAAAGGCATTGAGAATATGAACCTGACGAGAAAGATGTATAACCAATCCACGATACAGACCAAAATTTTGGTCAAGATTCTCGACTGAAACGGTTTCGCGAACGGTCGATGAAAATCCTTGAGATCCCGGAACAAAAGCACGCTATGCCCAACCGATGGCTGGTTTGGGCGGTGGTCGTATTGGCGGTTGGTTTATTTGTGATTTTGTTGCCATGGCGCTCTTCGGCCGATGTGGTGGCGGCGGCACAGCTGGCGACAGTCACACAAGGGGATATCGCAGAGGAAGTTGTCGCTTATGGGCGTTTGGTTTCACGCAATCCCAATGTGATTGTGGCCAAGGTCGACGGCATTGTCGAAAAAATTAACGCTTACCCGGGTAAACGGGTCAAACGCGGTGAACTGCTACTGAAACTTGCCAATCCGAGCCTAGTCACAAACTGGAAGAATGAGCAAATGAATGCCGTCAAGGCGCAGGCCGAGGCCAAAAGCGCGCTTGCCGAGTTGGAAATTGAGCGGGTTCGGCTGCAAAACGAAGTCGAGATATTGACCAATACCGTCGAGCTCCGCGCACTGGAACTAAATAAACTTAAGGCGTTGAGAGACAAAAATGTCATTTCTGAACTCAAGTACTTGCAGTCTGCCAATAACCTGCAAGAAGCCAAACTGAAGCTGGCGCTGGCGAAAAAAAATCTGGCCATTTTTCAACAGGCATTGGACGCAAAAAAACAGGCCATTGAGCAAAGTCTGGCGGTCGCCCTGCAACGGGCGGACATCGCGAAAAAAGAGCTTGATGAGCTGGCAATTATCGCCAGTCGCGACGGCGTGCTTCGAGAATTTGATATCCAGTTAGGCAGTGCCGTAACGCGGAATCAGAAAATCGCCATCATTTCTGACCAAGACGAATTGTATGCCGATCTTTTGGTGACTGCCGCCGAGGCAGAGAAATTGCGGGTTGGCCAGCGCGCAACCATTGTTGTTGGTCAAGCAAAGGTGCCTGGCGAAGTGATGCGAGTGCATCCAGTGGTCGAGAACAATCAAGTACAAATCGAGGTGCGCCCAACGGCGCCAATTCCGGGCAATAGAAAGGAAAACTTGGATGTGGCGGCCTACATTGTCGTGGCTGAGAAAAAGCATACCACCGTGCTTGCGCGACCAGAAGGGGTGGATATGCCTTTCCAGACCTATACGCTCAATGTGGTCCGTGAGGATGCGCTGGTGCCGACGTCCGTGCGGGTGGGAATGATCGACAAACGCCACATCGAAATAGTGTCCGGATTGAAGGTAGGGG encodes:
- a CDS encoding HlyD family efflux transporter periplasmic adaptor subunit — encoded protein: MKILEIPEQKHAMPNRWLVWAVVVLAVGLFVILLPWRSSADVVAAAQLATVTQGDIAEEVVAYGRLVSRNPNVIVAKVDGIVEKINAYPGKRVKRGELLLKLANPSLVTNWKNEQMNAVKAQAEAKSALAELEIERVRLQNEVEILTNTVELRALELNKLKALRDKNVISELKYLQSANNLQEAKLKLALAKKNLAIFQQALDAKKQAIEQSLAVALQRADIAKKELDELAIIASRDGVLREFDIQLGSAVTRNQKIAIISDQDELYADLLVTAAEAEKLRVGQRATIVVGQAKVPGEVMRVHPVVENNQVQIEVRPTAPIPGNRKENLDVAAYIVVAEKKHTTVLARPEGVDMPFQTYTLNVVREDALVPTSVRVGMIDKRHIEIVSGLKVGDRVMIAKEEN